A genomic window from Cucumis melo cultivar AY chromosome 8, USDA_Cmelo_AY_1.0, whole genome shotgun sequence includes:
- the LOC103486121 gene encoding glucose-6-phosphate 1-dehydrogenase, cytoplasmic isoform, which yields MESGSWHVEKRSSLRNDSFTGEDNVPETGCLSIVVLGASGDLAKKKTFPALFHLFVQGFLQSNEVHIFGYARSKISDDDLRNRLRGYLVQGKTTDSEQLEEVSKFLQLIKYVSGSYDSAEGFQKLDKEISEHEISRNSIEGSSRRLFYFALPPSVYPSVCKMIKHYCMNKSDLGGWTRIVVEKPFGKDLASAEKLSSQIGELFDEPQIYRIDHYLGKELVQNLLVLRFANRFFLPLWNRDNIANVQIVFREDFGTDGRGGYFDEYGIIRDIIQNHLLQVLCLVAMEKPISLKPEHIRDEKVKVLQSVLPIKDEEVVLGQYEGYRDDPTVPDHSNTPTFATMVLRIHNERWEGVPFIMKAGKALSSRKAEIRVQFKDVPGDIFRCKKQGRNEFVIRLQPSEAMYMKLTVKKPGLEMSTVQSELDLSYRQRYQGVTIPEAYERLILDTIRGDQQHFVRRDELKAAWEIFTPLLHRIDNGELKSIPYKQGSRGPAEADELLEKAGYVQTHGYIWIPPTL from the exons ATGGAATCTGGATCATGGCACGTTGAGAAAAGATCTTCTCTTAGAAATGACTCTTTTACAGGAGAGGACAATGTGCCGGAAACTGGCTGTCTCTCCATCGTTGTGCTTGGAGCATCTGGAGATCTTgctaaaaagaaaacttttccAGCTCTCTTCCACCTTTTTGTCCag GGATTCCTTCAATCAAATGAAGTTCACATTTTTGGTTATGCGAGGTCAAAAATCTCTGATGATGATCTAAGAAACCGCTTACGTGG ATATCTTGTCCAAGGCAAAACTACTGACTCAGAGCAGTTAGAAGAAGTATCCAAGTTTCTGCAGTTG ATCAAATATGTAAGTGGGTCATATGATTCTGCTGAGGGTTTTCAGAAGTTGGATAAGGAAATTTCAGAGCATGAGATTTCCAGAAATAGTATAGAGGGATCGTCTCGCAGGCTGTTCTATTTTGCACTTCCTCCATCGGTATATCCATCTGTCTGCAAGATGATCAAGCATTATTGCATGAATAAAT CTGATCTTGGTGGATGGACCCGGATTGTTGTGGAGAAACCGTTTGGCAAGGATTTGGCATCTGCAGAGAAGTTAAGTTCCCAGATTGGAGAATTGTTTGATGAACCACAAATTTATCGTATCGATCACTATCTGGGGAAGGAATTGGTTCAAAATCTG TTGGTACTTCGTTTTGCAAACCGGTTTTTTTTGCCCCTTTGGAACCGTGACAACATTGCTAATGTACAG ATCGTGTTCAGGGAGGATTTTGGTACTGACGGGCGTGGTGGATACTTTGATGAATATGG GATTATTCGTGATATCATTCAAAACCATCTGTTACAG GTTCTTTGTTTGGTTGCCATGGAAAAGCCTATTTCCCTCAAACCCGAGCACATCCGAGATGAGAAAGTAAAG GTTCTTCAATCAGTGCTGCCAATTAAAGATGAAGAGGTAGTTCTTGGGCAATATGAAGGTTATAGAGATGATCCTACTGTTCCTGATCACTCAAATACACCAACCTTCGCAACTATGGTTTTGAGGATTCACAATGAAAGATGGGAGG GTGTCCCATTTATAATGAAGGCTGGAAAAGCATTGAGCTCAAGAAAGGCAGAAATTCGAGTTCAGTTCAAGGATGTTCCGGGTGACATTTTCAGAT GCAAAAAGCAAGGGAGGAATGAGTTTGTGATTCGCTTGCAACCTTCAGAGGCCATGTACATGAAGCTTACG GTCAAGAAACCTGGACTGGAAATGTCAACAGTACAGAGTGAATTAGACTTGTCTTATCGCCAACGCTATCAGGGTGTTACAATTCCAGAGGCATATGAGCGTCTCATCCTTGACAC AATAAGGGGCGATCAGCAGCATTTCGTTCGTCGAGATGAGTTGAAG GCTGCCTGGGAGATTTTCACACCATTGCTGCACAGAATCGACAATGGTGAGCTGAAGTCGATTCCATACAAACAAGGGAGCCGAGGTCCAGCTGAGGCTGATGAGCTATTGGAAAAGGCTGGTTATGTTCAAACCCATGGCTACATTTGGATCCCTCCCACACtgtaa